DNA from Desulfuromonas sp. AOP6:
GTCGAGAGCGATGAGTTGATTCACCTGGCAGACCATGACCAGGATTTTATCTTCCTTTCCCGTCCACCCCTGCGTTACCGGCAGGCGGCGACCCCGGTGACTGATGGTCTCGCGGCGGCCAGCGATGCCATTGTCTCCCTGAGCCTCAGCGCCAGTCTGACGCCGGAGCGCTTTATCGTTCATGATGTCTGCGAGAATCAGCCGGGTGAGTCCCTGGAAGGGCAGAGCCTGGCGCAAGTGGCCGAGCGAACGGGCCCAAAAACAGTGGATGTCCGTTTCGGGGTTGGAGCCCTTCATGTGGAGGAGGCGGAGTATGCTGCGCGGGTGCGGTCTCAACAAGCGGTTCGGCAGGCGATGGAGCTGCGATTAAGCAGTCATGCCGCCGATCTGCAAATCGGTTGTCTGGTGCATATCGAGGCCGATGAATACGGGGCTGGTATCAGCGGCGACTACCTCATCACCTCCATCGAACATCAGGCCAGTCAGGCCGCCGGACTCGGGCTTGGCGGTGAAAACGACTGCCCCTACACCAACACCGTAACACTTATTCCGCGGGGAACGCCTTGGCGAAGTGCCTGGCACGGTCACTGTCACCTGCCCATGACCTTTTCCGCCCGCATCGAAAGCCGCCAGGCAACACCCCTGCTCGATGAATCCGGACGCTATCGTTATCGCCAGGTGGCCAGCAGCGAAGTAGGGTCCCTTGGTGAAAACTCCGTCTTTGTGCGGCGCCTGCAGCCCTATGTCAGCGGAGGAAGAAATGAGGCAGCCGGCTGGCACACGCCTCTGCATGACCAGGCTGAAGTATTGGTGAGTTGCCTCAACAACGATCCAGATCGCCCCATGATTGTGGGTAGCTTGCCCAATCCGGATACCCCCTCCGTGGTCAACGGCGAAGAGCCATGGCTCAATCGACTGCTGACTGCCGCAGACAACGAACTCTGCTTCAGCGATCGCCGTGACGCCAGTGCCATTACCCTGCGCACTTTCGCGGGGCAAAATATCCTCCATCTCGATGCCGCTCTGGCCGAACACCGCCTCCGCCTGGCCAGTGAACATGGGTTGGTTACGCTCTATGCCAAGAAAACCCAACACATCCACAGTGGGGACACTTTCACAGAGAAGGTCGGCCAGGACCGCGTGCAGACCGCAGAAAACTGTCATGCGACCAGAACGAAAAACGGCAAGATTCATTATCAGTCGGCCCGGGATGCCCACTTGCAGGCAGCCGCCGGCATCCAGCTGCAGGCAGGCAGCCATATAGAAGCCCGCTGCCAGGAAGATCTGCGCCTTGATATTGAGCAAAGCACACGCATAAACGTTCAGCACGGCAACGCCGTCATCCGCGTGAACAGAGGCACTCTCACCGTACAGGCCGGTCAGGCTATCGACATCAAAGGCGACGGCGGCGGCCTCATCACCATCGGCCAGAACGGCGGCGGGTTTGAAATGGCCCCCAACGGCGACGTCACCCTGTTCGGCAAGGCCATAAGCTTTAAAACCAGTGGTCGGGTCAGCCTGAATGGGCAGGTGAATGTGGATGTGACCAGTCCGCCAACCATGGTCTTGCCTTCGGCCAGGGAGCCAGGACATGTGGGAGAAATTCAGCGATTACATGCTTTGGAGAGTGCCAAGATTTTCAATCTGGCTTGGAGTCAGGCACGGATTTCCGTTGCAGAGAAGGTAGGGGCCTGTTTCGCTGTCAGGAATTTCGAGGGCGGAGAAAAAGTCGAGGTGACTGTTTTCGAAGCGAAACCTGGGGATGAGTGGCAGGAGGTTGACCGTCTGTTTGGGACGTTGCCTGATGGCTCAGGATATTGCCAGCTTCTTTGGCAACGTGAGGAAAAAGAGGTGGCGCAGGATCTCATCATGGACGAAGTGGCGGGTGATCAGCGTCCCCTGATATACGCATTTAAGGTAGCTATTAACGACGTCATGTCAGAGATGTCACCGCAATTGAATCTGTGTGCAGATATCCAGTTTTCAGTCGAGGATGAAAGTGGCCATTCTCTGGAAGACGGTGCCGAAGTCCGCCTTACGGATGCTGAAGGCCGACAGCACTTTTCACAGGTAAAAAAGGGAATAGCTCTGTTTGAAAGCGTTCTTCTCGGTCCTTGGCAGGTTCATCTGGACACCGACAACCTGATCATCGAAAGAGGAGATCAGCCATGAACGCAAATTCCTTTGTTCCCACCGCCAGTCCCGTCTTTCGACCGGGCTGTTTCAAGAAAAGGTATCAGTTTAAAATCAGGCATCTGTCTCCTCCGGTGATTGTCAACCTGAGAGAAGATGCCAATCCTGCCCTTGATTCTAACGCCCGCGACCACCTCAGGCCCGAGGAAATCCGCTATTTTAAAGAGAATGGCAATAATGCCGTAATTTTTATTCACGGATTCAATGTTGAGTACGGGCAATATTCACATCATGTCGAGCTGTCCCGGTGGGGTTTTGATACAATTCGCAATCGCCCCATGGAGCCGAAGATAATTTATTCTTCCAAGCCCGCTAACACTTACCGTGATTTAGAAGTTCTCAAAAATCAATATGCCCATTGGCAGGTTGAGAATCCAAACCTATTTAACGATATTGCCATGGCGGATCTTAATGGCACAGGCGCCCATGCCTGGTATCTTCATATGGAAGACAACCTCAATCGCGCTACTGGCCAATTTGACCGGACCAACTATCAAAAATACTCTCGCATGATCCATCTGGCTTGGTCCGGCGATGTTTTTGCCCTCGATTACATGGCTGCTGAAACCACTGCCAATAAAGCGGGATTCGGATTGGTGCGTCTGGTCGATCAGCTAGCCTCAGAGGGCATTTCTGTTAACATCATCGCACACAGCCTCGGCAATCGTGTGCTGTTAGTAGCCATGAATATACTGGGGCAGATGCGCGGACGTCATGAGAGTATTGCCCACGCATTTATGTGGCAGCCTGCCGTGCCTGATACGGCCCTGTCCAATGATCCTGAAAGGGATACGAGTGTGCTACGCAACTGGAATTTCGTACACGCCCATCGCGCCGCCAAGAAAATCGTGGTGCTTTATTCCAGCCAAGACAACATTCTTGGGCCCTACCAAGATAAGGATTCTCGCCGTGAAGACTGGGAGGCAGGCCAACACGGTGAGGTCAGAAGTGGACAAATCGGCGGCATTTATCGCATTGCAACCAGCGCGGGGGTTCCGGGAACACAACTATTTTATGCACCTTGGAGTGTCTCAGCGCTTTATGCACGAAATCTGTTGAAGGATAATCTGCCCAAAATCGAGCAAGCTCTTCATGAAGAAATCGCCAAAGATACCAATGGGCTTTTTAACGAAAGTCATATCCCCATTTGGCCGCCTAAAGTCTTACCGGCTTTGGGGGCATTGATTTATTTGTGCCACATGAGCCGGGAAATGGCCGATGACGCTATGAAAACCTTTCGGGCACTGGCTAGGGCGGATTATGAGGTCAAACAACCGCGTCCGGCTATGGGGTATGGAGGGCCGGAGATAGATAGTGATTTGTTTATTCAAAGACTTGTTCGTGAGGAGAAAATCCTCCCAGTGGATCAAAGTCTCTGGTTGTTCGATCATTCCGGAATGAAGGTTCCGAGCGACTTGCTGTTTGAGAAGGTTTATCAGGAAGAAATAATGGATTTGTTGTTGAGTTCAACGGGTTTTGGGGCGTATTGATGGGGCGTTTAGGTGTTTTGATCGTTATTTTTTTGTTTTTGCTTCTGGCCGGCTGCCGCGCGGATGGACAAACCACCCTGACAACACCCTCACTCCCCATGGTGGTAAGCATTTCGACGAGCGGCAGATATGCCGTGAGTTCTCATAAGAACAACCATTTGATTCTTTGGGATATAGAAAACCGCTCAAAGCAAATGTTGGCAGACAATGCCAATATCTACAGCGCCTATTTTGTGAAGGGCCAGGAGATCATTGTCTGGCAAGACTTGGACGATTTCGTTTACATCCAAAAGATTGACGGGGAAATCATTGAGTCCTTCAAGCATTTTCCCACCTATGGACATGTATTAAGTAGCGATCTGGGCAGATACATTGCCAGCGACTCCTCCTGGAACATCTTTGTCGGGTATGGTGACCACGTACAGCCCCTCAAACAAGACGGCAATTCGCCCAGCTTTCTCGGAACCGGTAAGCTTATTAATCTCACCTTGTCTCCCGATGCGCAAAATCTTTTGTCTTCAGGCCGGGGACGCGGTGCCCGCGATAAAAAGCCAATCCAGGAGACATTACCTGTCAAGCCGGAGCAGATTTTTTCCAATTACGCCGGTGTGGTTGTGTGGGGATTGTCGTCTGGAACGCCGCTATTTAAATTCCCTGGAAACTCTGCAAAAACAAACGCTACTTTGAGCCCCGATGGGCAATATGTCGTCAGTGGA
Protein-coding regions in this window:
- the vgrG gene encoding type VI secretion system tip protein VgrG, which codes for MEAMAHQSRLQVRVGSKMFPVVALVGKETFSEPFVFRLTVVFAQDERLASLLGDSAELMMKSTGGFERRVNGVVSAAKQTAVSEDGQSIGELTLASRLASLQRRTDCRLIVGLTLPEIVEQTLCRHGIPQSSLHTHWSRNYPVRSATLQAQESDFDFLSRLCSQQGIFFWSESVESDELIHLADHDQDFIFLSRPPLRYRQAATPVTDGLAAASDAIVSLSLSASLTPERFIVHDVCENQPGESLEGQSLAQVAERTGPKTVDVRFGVGALHVEEAEYAARVRSQQAVRQAMELRLSSHAADLQIGCLVHIEADEYGAGISGDYLITSIEHQASQAAGLGLGGENDCPYTNTVTLIPRGTPWRSAWHGHCHLPMTFSARIESRQATPLLDESGRYRYRQVASSEVGSLGENSVFVRRLQPYVSGGRNEAAGWHTPLHDQAEVLVSCLNNDPDRPMIVGSLPNPDTPSVVNGEEPWLNRLLTAADNELCFSDRRDASAITLRTFAGQNILHLDAALAEHRLRLASEHGLVTLYAKKTQHIHSGDTFTEKVGQDRVQTAENCHATRTKNGKIHYQSARDAHLQAAAGIQLQAGSHIEARCQEDLRLDIEQSTRINVQHGNAVIRVNRGTLTVQAGQAIDIKGDGGGLITIGQNGGGFEMAPNGDVTLFGKAISFKTSGRVSLNGQVNVDVTSPPTMVLPSAREPGHVGEIQRLHALESAKIFNLAWSQARISVAEKVGACFAVRNFEGGEKVEVTVFEAKPGDEWQEVDRLFGTLPDGSGYCQLLWQREEKEVAQDLIMDEVAGDQRPLIYAFKVAINDVMSEMSPQLNLCADIQFSVEDESGHSLEDGAEVRLTDAEGRQHFSQVKKGIALFESVLLGPWQVHLDTDNLIIERGDQP
- a CDS encoding alpha/beta hydrolase, with the protein product MNANSFVPTASPVFRPGCFKKRYQFKIRHLSPPVIVNLREDANPALDSNARDHLRPEEIRYFKENGNNAVIFIHGFNVEYGQYSHHVELSRWGFDTIRNRPMEPKIIYSSKPANTYRDLEVLKNQYAHWQVENPNLFNDIAMADLNGTGAHAWYLHMEDNLNRATGQFDRTNYQKYSRMIHLAWSGDVFALDYMAAETTANKAGFGLVRLVDQLASEGISVNIIAHSLGNRVLLVAMNILGQMRGRHESIAHAFMWQPAVPDTALSNDPERDTSVLRNWNFVHAHRAAKKIVVLYSSQDNILGPYQDKDSRREDWEAGQHGEVRSGQIGGIYRIATSAGVPGTQLFYAPWSVSALYARNLLKDNLPKIEQALHEEIAKDTNGLFNESHIPIWPPKVLPALGALIYLCHMSREMADDAMKTFRALARADYEVKQPRPAMGYGGPEIDSDLFIQRLVREEKILPVDQSLWLFDHSGMKVPSDLLFEKVYQEEIMDLLLSSTGFGAY
- a CDS encoding WD40 repeat domain-containing protein translates to MGRLGVLIVIFLFLLLAGCRADGQTTLTTPSLPMVVSISTSGRYAVSSHKNNHLILWDIENRSKQMLADNANIYSAYFVKGQEIIVWQDLDDFVYIQKIDGEIIESFKHFPTYGHVLSSDLGRYIASDSSWNIFVGYGDHVQPLKQDGNSPSFLGTGKLINLTLSPDAQNLLSSGRGRGARDKKPIQETLPVKPEQIFSNYAGVVVWGLSSGTPLFKFPGNSAKTNATLSPDGQYVVSGCENGMSFVWRTKTGELYHEPASLYHGLLNTNNSEKSENWTYDKTSLIPPPKDLGGRGGATLAIKFIDPQHYLRFLTYSPYAVLFHIDNPLPLKYLYLGRDPLPAVRDYHRNAAMDTAPEAGILVMGQQYGVGIIVYRYDSETQELNKVWEGDRQ